A genomic segment from Candidatus Viadribacter manganicus encodes:
- a CDS encoding PTS sugar transporter subunit IIA, protein MIGVVVVSHGRLADEFVAAAEHVLGPQDQMRAIAIGPNDNMEERRSDIIDAVRAVDKGDGVVLLTDMFGGTPSNLAISVINQVKTEVIAGVNLPMLIKLAEVRDKVSLPEAALAAQDAGRRYIRVASVELAGGAA, encoded by the coding sequence ATGATTGGTGTCGTGGTTGTGTCCCACGGCCGTCTGGCGGACGAGTTTGTCGCCGCGGCGGAACACGTTCTCGGGCCTCAGGATCAGATGCGCGCTATCGCCATCGGCCCTAATGACAACATGGAAGAGCGACGCTCCGACATTATCGACGCCGTGCGCGCGGTCGATAAGGGCGATGGTGTTGTGCTTCTCACCGACATGTTCGGCGGCACGCCGTCGAACCTCGCGATCTCGGTTATCAATCAGGTGAAAACCGAAGTGATCGCCGGCGTGAATTTGCCGATGCTGATTAAGCTCGCTGAGGTCCGCGACAAGGTCAGTCTGCCGGAGGCGGCGCTTGCTGCGCAGGACGCTGGACGGCGCTATATTCGAGTCGCCTCGGTGGAACTCGCCGGCGGCGCGGCCTAA
- a CDS encoding HPr family phosphocarrier protein, whose translation MTITRTLQIVNKKGLHARASRKLAELALGYDNTRISVRKETDEADARSLMDLMMLGAGIGDEVEIETRGPQAEEAMAAVEALIASKFHEEE comes from the coding sequence ATGACCATCACGCGCACTCTGCAGATCGTGAACAAGAAGGGTTTGCACGCGCGCGCCTCGCGTAAGCTGGCCGAGCTGGCGCTTGGCTATGACAATACCCGGATCAGTGTCCGCAAAGAAACCGACGAAGCCGACGCCCGCTCGTTGATGGACCTGATGATGCTTGGCGCTGGGATTGGCGATGAAGTCGAGATCGAAACCCGCGGTCCGCAGGCGGAGGAGGCCATGGCCGCCGTCGAAGCTCTGATCGCTTCGAAATTTCACGAAGAAGAATAG
- a CDS encoding SemiSWEET family sugar transporter encodes MQIDLAEALGLVAGFVGAFAFAPQAFKILRDGDASGVSALTYMMVFAGAVLWGSYGVMRGAPSIMLWNAVAAGLAAMVLILKFRRLSR; translated from the coding sequence ATGCAGATTGATTTGGCTGAGGCGCTTGGGCTCGTTGCGGGGTTCGTCGGGGCCTTCGCGTTTGCGCCGCAGGCCTTCAAGATCTTGCGCGACGGCGATGCGTCCGGGGTTTCGGCGCTGACCTACATGATGGTGTTCGCGGGCGCAGTGTTGTGGGGCTCTTACGGTGTGATGCGCGGGGCGCCATCCATCATGCTCTGGAACGCGGTCGCTGCTGGCCTCGCGGCAATGGTTCTCATCCTGAAATTCCGGCGCTTAAGCCGATAA
- a CDS encoding GlsB/YeaQ/YmgE family stress response membrane protein, with translation MAVETILIWILVGAVAGWLAGLIVRGVGFGLIGNIVIGIIGAFLGGWLFGTLGIALGAGIINTIFTAFIGAVVLLLIVRVIKRA, from the coding sequence ATGGCTGTTGAAACAATTCTCATTTGGATTCTTGTCGGCGCGGTTGCCGGCTGGCTCGCGGGCCTTATCGTTCGCGGCGTTGGCTTTGGTCTCATCGGCAATATCGTCATTGGAATTATCGGCGCTTTTCTGGGTGGCTGGCTGTTCGGCACGCTCGGCATCGCCCTTGGCGCGGGCATCATCAACACGATTTTTACGGCCTTCATCGGCGCCGTGGTGCTCTTGCTTATCGTGCGCGTGATAAAGCGTGCCTAG
- a CDS encoding N-acyl homoserine lactonase family protein, whose protein sequence is MKNLLLSVAALVLLVACGQPAEQAQESPKIQFYAMDCGHTTFQDVGMFADDGSMNGQPRELIVPCYLIRHPGGDLIWDTGLPEAIADLPGGLTPANFPAHFEVPVKLTAQLAQLNMTPADVEFLSFSHMHSDHTGNGNLFAASTWIVDTDERTRMFDAEHRSDPQDFNNYNLLENARTQLIEGDDDHDVFGDGTVTIIQAPGHTPGHAVLLVRLPNAGPVLLTGDMYHLSESRERRLVPTFNTDRAQTVASQAEVERIASETHARVVRQHVMEDFTSLPAFPAALN, encoded by the coding sequence ATGAAGAACTTGTTGTTGTCCGTCGCCGCGTTGGTGCTGCTCGTTGCGTGCGGTCAACCGGCCGAGCAAGCGCAAGAAAGCCCAAAAATCCAGTTTTACGCCATGGATTGCGGACATACGACGTTTCAGGACGTCGGCATGTTTGCCGATGACGGCTCCATGAACGGCCAACCGCGTGAGTTGATCGTGCCATGCTACCTAATCCGCCATCCGGGCGGCGATCTCATTTGGGACACAGGCTTGCCCGAAGCCATCGCCGACTTGCCGGGCGGTCTGACGCCGGCGAACTTCCCGGCGCATTTCGAAGTGCCGGTGAAGCTCACAGCACAGCTAGCGCAACTCAACATGACGCCCGCGGATGTCGAATTCCTTTCGTTCTCCCATATGCACTCGGATCACACGGGCAACGGCAATCTCTTCGCAGCTTCGACTTGGATCGTGGATACCGATGAGCGCACGCGCATGTTCGATGCAGAGCATCGCTCCGATCCACAGGACTTCAACAATTACAATTTGCTTGAGAATGCGCGCACTCAGCTCATTGAAGGCGATGACGACCACGATGTGTTCGGCGACGGCACGGTGACGATCATCCAGGCGCCGGGCCACACACCTGGCCACGCGGTGCTGCTGGTGCGCCTGCCAAATGCTGGCCCCGTGCTGCTGACTGGCGATATGTATCACCTCTCGGAAAGTCGCGAGCGCCGGCTCGTTCCGACGTTCAACACAGATCGGGCGCAGACAGTCGCTTCGCAGGCCGAAGTCGAGCGCATTGCAAGCGAAACGCACGCGCGCGTCGTCCGTCAGCACGTGATGGAAGACTTCACCTCGCTGCCGGCTTTCCCCGCCGCGTTGAACTAA
- a CDS encoding mechanosensitive ion channel, with protein sequence MITSENQAAITAWLQNDAPKILLALVIVVVAHFAAKAVKWAIAKAVDRIPFFARRDGAGSGGVRPTVDVGERIGEVGYWLVWLLGLIAALNVLGLSAVVAPLNGMVSEFLHYLPSIVGAALIFFIGFVLATVVRRMVEATVEAVELDRRLIDAGLTHTPKGPGLARLLGLLAFTLIIIPVSIAALQALNITAISDPATAMLNGILMTIPRVIGAALIIFIAYLIGRWVMTLIEEGLKAIGFDDIISSIANAEPIRVGREKMDLTPGVDTINFSKFPPSKMIGLAVLIGIVLFAAVEAARLLAFVAMADMLAQVVQLAGKVLFGAVIIALGILLANILAAASSREGKPSSEIIATLVRWGVISLATAVGLSFMGLANNIIALAFGLILGSVAVAVAIAFGVGGRDAAKRMLDRWTSGS encoded by the coding sequence ATGATTACGTCTGAAAATCAAGCTGCCATCACTGCATGGCTCCAGAACGACGCGCCCAAGATCCTCTTGGCGCTTGTCATCGTCGTCGTCGCGCATTTCGCGGCGAAGGCGGTGAAGTGGGCGATCGCGAAAGCGGTCGACCGCATTCCATTCTTTGCACGCCGTGACGGCGCCGGCTCCGGTGGCGTTCGACCCACCGTCGATGTGGGCGAGCGTATCGGTGAAGTCGGCTATTGGCTGGTTTGGCTCTTGGGCTTGATCGCCGCGCTCAACGTCCTCGGCCTTAGCGCCGTAGTCGCGCCATTGAACGGCATGGTCAGCGAGTTCTTGCACTATCTGCCGTCAATCGTTGGCGCCGCGCTGATCTTCTTTATCGGCTTCGTGCTTGCGACAGTCGTCCGCCGCATGGTGGAAGCGACGGTCGAAGCGGTTGAACTCGATCGCCGTCTGATCGACGCCGGCCTCACGCACACGCCCAAAGGTCCTGGCCTCGCGCGTTTGCTCGGTCTGCTGGCCTTCACACTCATCATCATCCCGGTTTCGATCGCCGCGCTGCAAGCGTTGAACATCACGGCGATTTCCGATCCGGCGACGGCGATGCTGAACGGCATCTTGATGACCATCCCACGCGTCATTGGTGCGGCGTTGATCATCTTCATCGCTTATCTGATCGGCCGTTGGGTGATGACGCTGATCGAAGAGGGTCTCAAAGCAATCGGCTTCGACGACATCATTTCAAGCATCGCAAACGCCGAGCCGATCCGTGTCGGCCGTGAGAAGATGGATCTGACGCCGGGCGTCGACACCATCAACTTCTCGAAGTTCCCGCCATCGAAGATGATCGGGCTCGCAGTGTTGATCGGTATCGTCCTGTTCGCTGCGGTCGAAGCGGCGCGCTTGCTGGCCTTCGTCGCCATGGCGGACATGCTGGCTCAAGTCGTCCAGCTCGCCGGCAAGGTGCTCTTCGGCGCCGTGATCATCGCGCTCGGCATTCTGCTCGCGAATATCCTCGCCGCAGCCTCGTCACGCGAAGGCAAGCCGTCGTCCGAGATCATCGCGACGTTGGTGCGCTGGGGCGTGATCTCGCTTGCGACGGCGGTCGGTTTGTCCTTCATGGGCCTCGCCAACAACATCATCGCGCTCGCCTTCGGCCTCATCCTGGGTTCGGTGGCGGTTGCGGTAGCGATCGCTTTCGGCGTCGGCGGCCGCGATGCAGCCAAGCGCATGCTGGATCGCTGGACGTCCGGTTCTTAA
- the ahcY gene encoding adenosylhomocysteinase: MSAKDYVVKDMSLADWGRKEIEIAETEMPGLMAVRKEYGPKQPLKGARIAGSLHMTIQTAVLIETLQALGAEVRWASCNIFSTQDHAAAAIAARGTPVFAVKGETLEEYWDYSHRIFQWPNGQYANMILDDGGDATLLCVLGPKAEKDAGVIADHSNEEEQALFATMKRYLKEQPGFYEAIRASVKGVSEETTTGVHRLYEMAKRGDLPFPAINVNDSVTKSKFDNLYGCRESLVDAIRRGTDVMLSGKVAVVAGYGDVGKGSAASLRQGGARVKVTEVDPICALQAAMEGYEVVTMEDAAPQADIFVTATGNKDVITVEHMRAMKNNAIVCNIGHFDSEIQVAGLKNFKWDEIKPQVHHVEFPDGKKIILLSEGRLVNLGNATGHPSFVMSASFTNQTLAQIELWTNGKAYKNEVYTLPKHLDEKVATLHLDKLGVKLTQMTKEQADYIGVPTSGPFKPDHYRY, encoded by the coding sequence ATGAGCGCAAAAGATTACGTCGTAAAGGACATGAGCCTGGCGGACTGGGGCCGCAAGGAAATCGAAATCGCCGAAACCGAAATGCCGGGCCTGATGGCCGTGCGCAAAGAATATGGCCCCAAGCAGCCGCTGAAGGGCGCACGTATCGCCGGTTCGTTGCACATGACGATCCAAACCGCCGTGCTGATCGAGACGCTGCAGGCGCTCGGTGCGGAAGTGCGCTGGGCTTCCTGCAACATTTTCTCGACCCAAGATCACGCCGCCGCCGCGATCGCCGCGCGCGGCACGCCGGTGTTCGCCGTGAAGGGTGAGACGCTGGAAGAATACTGGGACTACAGCCACCGCATCTTCCAATGGCCGAACGGTCAATACGCCAACATGATCCTCGATGACGGCGGCGACGCGACGCTCCTCTGCGTGCTCGGCCCGAAGGCGGAGAAGGACGCCGGTGTGATCGCCGATCACTCCAATGAAGAAGAGCAAGCGCTGTTCGCCACGATGAAGCGCTATCTGAAGGAGCAACCCGGCTTCTACGAAGCGATTCGCGCTTCCGTGAAGGGCGTTTCGGAAGAAACCACCACAGGCGTTCACCGCCTCTACGAAATGGCCAAGCGCGGCGATCTCCCGTTCCCGGCGATCAACGTCAACGACAGTGTCACCAAGTCGAAGTTCGACAACCTCTACGGCTGCCGTGAATCACTTGTCGACGCGATCCGTCGCGGCACCGACGTCATGCTCTCGGGTAAGGTTGCCGTCGTTGCTGGCTACGGCGACGTGGGCAAGGGTTCTGCGGCTTCGCTTCGCCAAGGCGGTGCACGTGTGAAGGTGACGGAAGTCGATCCGATCTGCGCGCTGCAAGCGGCGATGGAAGGCTATGAAGTCGTCACCATGGAAGACGCTGCTCCGCAAGCCGATATCTTCGTCACCGCGACGGGCAACAAGGACGTAATCACCGTCGAGCACATGCGCGCGATGAAGAACAACGCCATCGTTTGCAACATCGGCCACTTCGATTCAGAGATCCAAGTCGCGGGTCTGAAGAACTTCAAGTGGGACGAAATTAAGCCGCAAGTGCACCACGTTGAATTTCCGGACGGCAAGAAGATAATTCTTCTTTCTGAGGGCCGCCTCGTTAACCTCGGCAATGCGACGGGTCACCCGAGCTTCGTCATGTCAGCGTCGTTCACCAACCAGACGCTCGCGCAAATCGAGCTTTGGACCAACGGCAAGGCCTACAAGAACGAGGTCTACACGTTGCCGAAGCACCTCGATGAAAAGGTCGCGACGCTGCACCTCGACAAGCTCGGCGTGAAGCTGACGCAAATGACCAAAGAGCAGGCCGACTATATCGGCGTGCCGACGTCTGGCCCGTTCAAGCCGGATCATTATCGCTACTAA
- a CDS encoding energy transducer TonB → MLIRTTRMLSTWALRALFYAALFGVVVVAHLAISGALRAQGWNSSMSLLVAGGAVLILVILATNLSEWTRDRLRERREMERVKQRLPNGPCCVIWHAPEEKTVRQLLSEEDDHSEMPWDVAGPLRARYPRLARRLGIEGVAIAEFEVGADGRAKNINCVDAWPSDVFYDAAREALQHARFQAKDVHVRYGASYKMPFVFRISGASKARDSGRRARKLRPTLVAAQQAVDKIRSGPA, encoded by the coding sequence ATGCTTATTCGCACCACTCGCATGCTTTCGACGTGGGCCTTGCGCGCGCTCTTTTATGCCGCGCTATTCGGCGTCGTCGTCGTCGCGCACCTCGCTATCAGTGGAGCGTTGCGTGCGCAGGGGTGGAACAGCAGCATGTCGCTGTTGGTCGCCGGTGGCGCCGTCCTGATCCTTGTCATCCTGGCGACCAATCTCTCGGAGTGGACCCGTGATCGCCTGCGTGAGCGCCGCGAAATGGAGCGCGTCAAACAGCGTCTGCCGAATGGTCCATGTTGTGTCATTTGGCATGCGCCGGAAGAAAAGACCGTGCGGCAGCTCCTCAGTGAGGAAGACGATCATTCCGAAATGCCATGGGATGTGGCGGGCCCACTTCGAGCGCGTTACCCGCGCTTGGCGCGCCGGCTCGGCATTGAAGGCGTCGCCATCGCCGAATTCGAGGTCGGCGCCGATGGGCGGGCCAAGAACATCAATTGCGTCGACGCCTGGCCATCTGATGTTTTTTACGACGCCGCACGGGAGGCGCTGCAGCACGCGCGTTTTCAGGCCAAGGACGTCCACGTCCGCTATGGCGCGAGCTACAAGATGCCGTTCGTGTTTCGCATTTCCGGCGCCTCCAAGGCCCGCGACAGCGGCCGCCGCGCTCGCAAGCTCCGGCCAACGTTGGTTGCGGCACAGCAGGCTGTGGATAAAATCAGAAGTGGTCCTGCCTAA
- a CDS encoding PAS domain-containing sensor histidine kinase, with amino-acid sequence MDGSLLVAAGSAAIAIAALLWAMRVTEGARGGVEAWKKRARELEDTVAWADAVFGAHPGVVLIWEDTLADSETDWGKPRIYGSPLALASLLRFSGAAIAAEPAIRILQGLSGFDARGATGVMTRLAPALQRLRREGAPFSLTISTPDGIYVEVDGRTAGARAVVWILDASVRGVEEGGAGGRIDGATEVIARDPAAFLEMWNEAPFMAWRVDGGLKLQWANPNYLSALEAKSLSQAIDRNLQLDQGATELARKAIETGEPVEDTRSAVVGGQLRTLRLRVSPVAGGAAGLAIDVTESEAASEQMTRQQRAHDETLNHLAEGIAVFDQSKRLVFHNRAFEQMWTLDPAFLQDRPSHAAWLDYLKEKRKLPAHANYAEWRARELALYQEHEDLPEDFWVLPDSRMLRVARQPHPGGGMLLIFSDITNEVSLKSSYDALLQTQKAALDKLHEAVVVFGLDGRLKLHNAAFGAMWKLEAGAVENEMPFDKVIAACEHLFHDRATWAQVRARITDPSPEARTEFRGEMRRSDESVLKFLTRPLPDGATLVAFQDITADRRVEDALRERAEAFEEADKLKGQFVENVSYQLRNPLQAIYGNAELLQHKVFGPLNDRQVEQVGSIIEAAGSLSKLIDNILDVAMVEAGNVQLDIAPMNIYETITESVQMAASKARDTEVPIKVKCDPKIGDIDADPKRITQVIVNLLSNALRHTERGDTITVSAERLDGVVRLTVADTGKGMAFEQQARAFDSFESGDRRGAGLGLALVRSFVEMHGGWVALSSEPGRGVTVTCHLPVHAPFAGPPPIPPTRQAA; translated from the coding sequence TTGGACGGAAGCTTGCTCGTAGCGGCTGGCTCGGCCGCGATTGCGATTGCGGCGTTGCTTTGGGCGATGCGCGTCACCGAGGGTGCGCGCGGCGGCGTTGAGGCGTGGAAGAAGCGCGCTCGCGAACTCGAGGACACCGTCGCCTGGGCGGACGCCGTGTTCGGCGCTCACCCTGGTGTCGTGCTGATCTGGGAAGACACACTCGCCGACAGCGAAACCGATTGGGGCAAGCCGCGCATCTACGGCAGTCCGCTCGCGCTCGCCTCGTTGCTGCGCTTTTCGGGCGCGGCGATTGCCGCTGAACCTGCCATCCGCATTCTGCAAGGGCTCTCGGGCTTTGACGCGCGCGGCGCTACTGGCGTGATGACGCGTCTTGCGCCCGCGTTGCAGCGTTTGCGCCGTGAGGGCGCGCCGTTCTCGCTCACGATCTCTACGCCCGATGGAATCTACGTTGAAGTCGATGGCCGTACGGCTGGCGCGCGCGCCGTCGTTTGGATTCTCGACGCCAGCGTCCGCGGCGTTGAAGAGGGCGGCGCCGGAGGCCGTATCGATGGCGCGACCGAAGTCATCGCGCGCGATCCTGCCGCGTTCCTCGAAATGTGGAATGAAGCGCCGTTTATGGCGTGGCGTGTCGATGGCGGCCTGAAGCTGCAATGGGCTAATCCGAATTATCTGAGCGCGCTCGAAGCGAAGTCGCTCAGTCAGGCGATCGACCGCAATCTCCAACTCGACCAAGGCGCCACCGAACTCGCGCGCAAGGCCATCGAGACCGGCGAGCCGGTCGAAGACACGCGTTCCGCAGTCGTGGGCGGTCAGTTGCGCACGCTCCGGCTGCGTGTATCGCCAGTTGCCGGCGGTGCAGCGGGCCTCGCGATCGACGTCACCGAAAGCGAGGCGGCGAGCGAGCAGATGACGCGCCAACAGCGCGCGCACGACGAAACTTTGAACCATTTGGCCGAAGGCATCGCCGTCTTCGATCAAAGCAAGCGCTTAGTGTTTCACAACCGCGCGTTCGAGCAAATGTGGACGCTCGACCCAGCGTTCCTGCAGGATCGCCCGTCGCATGCAGCGTGGCTGGATTATCTCAAAGAGAAGCGCAAGCTTCCGGCGCACGCGAACTACGCCGAGTGGCGCGCGCGTGAGCTTGCGCTCTATCAAGAGCATGAAGATCTGCCGGAAGATTTCTGGGTGCTGCCCGACAGCCGCATGCTGCGCGTCGCGCGCCAGCCGCACCCGGGCGGCGGCATGTTGTTGATCTTCTCGGACATCACCAATGAGGTTTCGCTTAAGAGCTCCTATGACGCGCTCCTGCAGACCCAGAAGGCGGCGCTCGACAAGTTGCACGAGGCGGTTGTCGTGTTTGGTCTCGACGGCCGCCTGAAGCTGCACAACGCTGCCTTCGGCGCGATGTGGAAGCTGGAAGCTGGCGCGGTCGAAAACGAGATGCCGTTCGATAAGGTCATCGCCGCCTGCGAGCACCTCTTCCATGATCGCGCGACCTGGGCGCAGGTGCGCGCACGCATCACCGATCCGTCACCGGAAGCACGCACCGAGTTCCGCGGTGAAATGCGCCGTAGCGACGAAAGCGTGCTGAAATTCCTCACGCGTCCACTGCCGGACGGCGCGACCTTGGTGGCGTTCCAGGACATCACCGCCGATCGCCGCGTGGAAGACGCGCTGCGTGAGCGCGCTGAAGCGTTCGAGGAGGCGGACAAGCTTAAGGGCCAGTTCGTTGAGAACGTGTCCTACCAGTTGCGCAATCCGCTGCAGGCCATCTACGGCAACGCTGAGCTGTTGCAGCACAAAGTGTTCGGCCCGCTCAACGATCGCCAAGTTGAGCAGGTGGGCTCAATCATCGAAGCGGCTGGCTCGCTTTCGAAGCTCATCGACAATATTCTCGACGTTGCGATGGTCGAAGCGGGCAACGTCCAGCTCGATATCGCGCCGATGAATATCTACGAGACCATCACCGAGTCCGTGCAGATGGCAGCGTCCAAGGCACGCGACACCGAAGTGCCGATCAAGGTCAAATGCGATCCGAAGATCGGCGACATCGACGCCGATCCAAAGCGTATCACCCAAGTGATCGTGAACCTGCTGTCGAACGCGCTCCGTCACACCGAACGCGGCGACACCATCACCGTTTCGGCCGAACGCCTGGATGGCGTCGTGCGGCTCACCGTCGCCGACACTGGCAAGGGCATGGCCTTCGAACAGCAAGCGCGGGCATTCGACAGCTTCGAGTCGGGTGATCGCCGCGGCGCCGGCCTCGGCCTCGCGCTCGTGCGCTCATTCGTGGAGATGCACGGCGGCTGGGTGGCGCTCAGCAGCGAGCCTGGCCGTGGCGTGACGGTGACGTGCCACTTGCCTGTGCACGCGCCGTTCGCCGGTCCGCCGCCCATCCCGCCGACGCGCCAAGCCGCTTAA
- a CDS encoding aspartate-semialdehyde dehydrogenase, with the protein MSKNVAIVGATGAVGTEMLRCLETRNFPVGKLHALASSASAGKMVQFKDREITLEALEGFDFAGIDVALLAVDTDIAMDCAARATKAGATVIDNSSAFRMKANVPLVVPEVNGALLEERPRLIANPNCVAAIMVMALAPLQNLARISRVHAASYQAASGAGLPAMRELEDSTRAYLAGQKFEPKVLPHPYAFNFFSHNTPIDPETGYNGEETKVMRETRKILDLPDLRISITCIRVPVLRAHGIAMSVEFDRAVTPETARGALAQAPGVRVVDDPAANRFPMPVEASGIEEVLVGRIRRDVSDASGKTLSLFVCGDQLLKGAALNAVQIAERLA; encoded by the coding sequence ATGAGTAAGAACGTGGCCATTGTCGGCGCGACAGGCGCTGTCGGCACGGAGATGCTGCGTTGCTTGGAAACGCGAAACTTTCCTGTGGGCAAGTTGCACGCGCTGGCGTCGTCTGCGTCCGCCGGAAAGATGGTTCAGTTCAAAGATCGTGAGATCACGCTTGAGGCGCTTGAAGGCTTCGACTTCGCAGGCATCGATGTCGCTTTGCTTGCCGTCGATACCGATATCGCGATGGATTGCGCGGCGCGGGCGACAAAAGCCGGCGCGACGGTGATCGACAATTCCTCTGCCTTCCGCATGAAGGCTAATGTCCCTCTGGTGGTGCCGGAAGTGAACGGCGCGCTGCTCGAGGAGCGCCCTCGCCTGATCGCCAACCCGAACTGCGTCGCGGCGATCATGGTGATGGCTCTAGCGCCGCTGCAAAATCTTGCGCGCATCAGCCGTGTGCATGCGGCAAGTTACCAGGCGGCCTCTGGCGCGGGCCTTCCGGCCATGCGCGAATTAGAAGACTCCACCCGCGCTTATCTTGCCGGACAGAAATTTGAGCCGAAGGTTCTGCCGCACCCCTACGCGTTCAACTTCTTTAGCCACAACACGCCGATCGATCCCGAAACCGGTTATAATGGCGAAGAGACCAAAGTGATGCGCGAGACGCGCAAGATTTTGGATCTCCCAGACCTGCGCATTTCAATTACCTGCATCCGCGTCCCGGTGCTTCGTGCGCATGGCATCGCCATGAGTGTCGAATTCGATCGGGCAGTGACGCCGGAGACGGCGCGTGGAGCGCTCGCGCAGGCGCCTGGCGTGCGCGTTGTGGATGATCCGGCAGCCAACCGCTTCCCAATGCCGGTGGAGGCCAGCGGCATTGAAGAAGTGCTTGTGGGCCGCATCCGCCGTGATGTGTCGGATGCCTCGGGCAAGACACTGTCGCTCTTTGTATGCGGCGATCAGCTGCTCAAGGGCGCGGCGCTCAACGCGGTGCAGATCGCCGAGCGCCTCGCTTAA
- a CDS encoding adenylate/guanylate cyclase domain-containing protein — protein MSSPVQRKLTTILAADTDGYSRVMEADEVGALGALRAARSVFSRLIERHHGRIANTAGDGLIAEFASVVEAVQCAIDVQRELAADAQNGLRFRIGVHLGDVLIDGDDLLGEGVNLAARLQSMAEPGGILISQQVFDQVQKKLSVGFNYLGEKQPKNFEEGVRVYAWRLVAMRDAERLVRRGRQNATNRRNHRLLGQDYLGPRNATRQSL, from the coding sequence ATGTCTTCTCCCGTTCAGCGCAAATTGACGACAATCCTGGCCGCCGATACCGATGGGTACAGCCGTGTCATGGAGGCCGACGAAGTCGGCGCGCTCGGCGCCTTGCGCGCAGCGCGCAGCGTATTTTCCCGGCTCATCGAACGCCACCACGGCCGCATCGCCAACACGGCGGGCGACGGCCTCATCGCGGAGTTTGCCTCCGTAGTCGAGGCCGTGCAATGCGCGATCGACGTACAGCGCGAACTTGCGGCGGACGCTCAGAACGGTTTGCGCTTCAGGATCGGCGTCCATCTGGGCGATGTCTTGATCGATGGTGACGACCTGCTTGGCGAAGGCGTCAACCTCGCGGCGCGACTGCAAAGCATGGCCGAGCCGGGCGGCATCCTGATTTCGCAACAGGTGTTCGACCAGGTGCAGAAAAAGCTGTCGGTTGGCTTCAACTATCTGGGCGAGAAACAGCCGAAGAACTTTGAAGAGGGCGTCCGCGTCTACGCGTGGCGGCTGGTGGCGATGAGGGACGCGGAGCGCCTCGTCCGGCGCGGGCGCCAGAACGCGACGAACCGGCGAAACCACCGCTTACTTGGGCAAGACTATTTGGGTCCGCGCAACGCTACGCGGCAATCCTTGTGA